The proteins below come from a single Streptomyces sp. SCSIO 75703 genomic window:
- a CDS encoding glutamate ABC transporter substrate-binding protein yields the protein MRGGRLRAGLRGWGGVGAMALVCALALLFALLLPALHRGADDRGAGPDGAARTGAEGSPALAGQECRDPEKQTLAPSGDDGPAVERIKNREGGKRRLVVGVDQNSYHWGYRDPNGGDAAPVGFDIDLVRRIAGDILGDPDAVQFKAIPTDQRVRAIQDGRVDMVVRTMTITCARLADVAFSAPYFRTGQQVLVPASSPVTGYDASLAGRRVCTASGSTAHATLERDRERGTLPAGVDFSTTVANQLDCLVRLQLGEVDAIVTDGALAAGQAAQDPTVRIKGDAFTTEFYGVAMRKDADDLVRRVNRVLVEYRADTAGGWQAAYDRWLAPTLGRDASKSAPPDPKYLRTG from the coding sequence ATGCGCGGGGGACGATTGCGGGCCGGTCTGCGGGGCTGGGGCGGGGTGGGCGCGATGGCCCTCGTGTGCGCCCTGGCGCTGCTCTTCGCGCTGCTGCTGCCCGCGCTGCACCGCGGCGCCGACGACCGGGGCGCCGGTCCGGACGGCGCCGCGCGGACCGGCGCTGAGGGCAGCCCGGCCCTCGCCGGGCAGGAGTGCCGGGACCCCGAGAAGCAGACCCTCGCCCCCTCCGGCGACGACGGCCCCGCCGTGGAGCGGATCAAGAACCGGGAGGGCGGCAAGCGCCGGCTGGTCGTCGGCGTCGACCAGAACAGCTACCACTGGGGCTACCGCGACCCCAACGGCGGCGACGCGGCCCCGGTCGGCTTCGACATCGACCTGGTGCGGCGCATAGCCGGGGACATCCTCGGCGACCCGGACGCCGTGCAGTTCAAGGCGATCCCCACCGACCAGCGGGTGCGCGCGATCCAGGACGGCCGGGTCGACATGGTGGTCCGCACCATGACCATCACCTGCGCCCGCCTCGCCGACGTCGCCTTCTCCGCGCCCTACTTCAGGACCGGCCAGCAGGTCCTCGTGCCCGCCTCCTCCCCCGTCACCGGATACGACGCGAGCCTCGCCGGCCGGCGGGTGTGCACCGCCTCCGGCTCCACCGCCCACGCCACCCTGGAACGGGACCGCGAGCGGGGCACCCTGCCGGCCGGCGTCGACTTCTCCACCACCGTCGCCAACCAACTGGACTGTCTGGTACGGCTCCAGCTCGGCGAGGTGGACGCGATCGTCACCGACGGCGCCCTCGCCGCCGGCCAGGCCGCGCAGGATCCCACGGTGCGCATCAAGGGGGACGCCTTCACCACCGAGTTCTACGGCGTGGCGATGAGGAAGGACGCCGACGATCTGGTACGCCGGGTCAACCGGGTCCTCGTGGAGTACCGCGCGGACACCGCCGGCGGCTGGCAGGCCGCGTACGACCGGTGGCTGGCCCCGACGCTGGGCCGCGACGCGTCGAAGTCGGCGCCGCCGGACCCGAAGTACCTGCGTACGGGCTGA